One genomic region from Pseudorca crassidens isolate mPseCra1 chromosome 11, mPseCra1.hap1, whole genome shotgun sequence encodes:
- the TUBGCP6 gene encoding gamma-tubulin complex component 6 isoform X3, which yields MASVPQLVDDLCEALLPAAKAHSGQRRGSRKKAKQSLKRVAYNVLFTSLFQDETRKLQPGLPRLPVKNRILMLSFDLRVSGLGAEADRLEELVEELEAAHRRPLAELGSVLDLLVRLAGSGPPRMLRRRRDFFLHSRPVGRDVPYGGYDCADLSGLEADVRSLISGEEYLCRDLVRKTLQVMEAAPGTGLPAVGLFSYGDPCGDRFERDTRVSLFGALVHSRTADLDVRLDLPPVPDSADLSGLAIKVSSSVDQSEDEGFQSASNLTPDSQSEPGMTPDIDLWDAVLTYEASKRRCWEQVGCPPGHREEPYLTEAGRAAFDRSCRLCQAGLQVLGGGLLQAPQPVLVKECELVKDALNILIGVVSATFSLCQPAQAFTVKQGVHVSGASPESISSLLSEVAECGTHYARLSHFSLQPVLDSSCSEGLVFQAFTSGLRRYLQYYRACVLSTPPTLSLLTIAFLFKKLGRQLRYLAELCGVGTGLLGAGGGAPGAAFPTGVKLLSYLYQEALDNCSNEHYPVLLSLLKTSCEPYTRFIHDWVYSGVFRDVYGEFMIQVNHEYLGFRDKFYWTHGYVLISKEVEDCVPVFLRHVAHDVYVCGKTINLLKLCCPRHYLCCSDVPVPRVSVIFSLEELKDIEKDCAIYVGRMERVARHSSISKEEKELRMEIAKQELIVQAREAASRVLSALSDRQLSERMALDAQKREQFQRLKEQFVKDQERRRAARQEELDDDFSYARELRDRQRRLKALEEQLERKARQALVDHYSKLSAEAARREQKALWKVQRHRLAGARLRFLLEDQKRVQELLEDMAEGKPLEPLAILPGARFQASFLGPEHPDGGGSCDPGHEGRHEAARDSPDRQSVLTPQPLEPPAAGACGSGPGAGPLSEQAEGLGPFSVGLSIRDFLPTAQGAEQPVLTSAAPVLDEALQTIGSDLPPLAPSAAADTGPSGPQEYDFRTILRPSVAAPASPGALQTAGGSLGSEGQRLREDTHVQLDTCVPDGRVALPYAHPPQHPSCQEESSQDPGQLCGQVAEPGVPTEGYASGMAPARPRWNVHGHVSDANIRVGENVWDVAPSRPRWNVHGHVSDASIRVGENVWDVAPSRPRWNVHGHVSQSSVMLGLLSGEAEPNVPGPPWAPPDHGSRSGLSLGAQSPAWEDEPRLPAETASGGSGRGEETGLQDLLSAEAAPTALEDSIPEEPGPGASGDSQDLSPSGPPSSQEGVDTRSSPGPGEEAAQRWDREQAYLAGLAGQYCLERYPDTYEAMSEPPVARLLHHGLPRAFALPEDPGTQSDADASAVQLSELLPLPVLMKHSITAPLAAHVSLVNKAAVDYFFVELHLGAHFEALRHFLLMEDGEFAQSLSDLLFEKLGAGQTPGELLSPLVLNSVLSKALQYSLHGDTPHAANLSFALKFLPETFAPNAPDVLSCLELRYKVDWPLNIVVTEGCLSRYSGIFSFLLQLKLMMWTLKDVCFHLKRTARVSHAAGSVQFRQLQLFKHEMQHFVKVIQGYIANQILHVTWCEFQARLASVGDLEEIQRAHAEYLHKAVFRGLLTEKAAPVMNIIHSTFSLVLKFRSQLIAQPWRGPEHPNFALLQQSYSTFKYYSHFLFKVVSKLVNRGYQPHLEDFLLRINFNSYYQDA from the exons ATGGCCAGCGTCCCCCAGCTGGTGGACGACCTGTGCGAGGCCCTCCTGCCGGCCGCGAAGGCTCACTCTGGCCAGCGCCGCGGGAGCCGCAAGAAGGCCAAGCAGAGCCTCAAGAGGGTGGCCTACAACGTTCTGTTCACGAGCCTCTTTCAAGATGAGACCCGCAAGCTGCAGCCCGGCCTCCCGAGACTCCCGGTGAAAAACAGGATCCTCATGCTGTCCTTCGACTTGCGAGTGAGCGGCCTGGGCGCCGAGGCCGACCGCCTGGAGGAGTTGGTGGAGGAGCTGGAGGCCGCGCATCGCCGGCCGCTGGCGGAGCTGGGATCCGTGCTGGACCTGCTGGTGCGCCTGGCGGGCAGCGGGCCCCCGCGAATGCTGCGGCGCCGGCGGGACTTCTTCCTGCACAGCCGGCCCGTCGGGAGAGACGTTCCCTACGGCGGCTACGACTGCGCCGACCTGAGCGGGTTGGAGGCGGACGTGCGGTCACTCATCTCCGGAGAGGAGTATCTGTGTCGGGACCTGGTCCGGAAGACGCTGCAGGTGATGGAGGCGGCGCCGGGCACCGGCCTGCCCGCCGTCGGGCTCTTCTCGTATGGCGACCCCTGCGGGGACAGGTTTGAGAGGGACACCCGCGTCTCGCTCTTTGGAGCCCTGGTGCACAGCCGCACGGCCGACCTGGACGTCCGCCTGGACCTGCCCCCGGTGCCGGACAGCGCAGACCTCTCCGGACTGGCCATCAAG GTCTCTTCGAGTGTGGATCAGTCGGAAGATGAAGGGTTTCAATCAGCATCCAATCTGACTCCTGATTCCCAGTCTGAGCCGGGCATGACTCCAGACATTGACCTGTGGGACGCCGTGCTCACCTACGAGGCCAGCAAGCGGAGGTGCTGGGAGCAAGTTGGATG CCCGCCTGGCCACCGAGAGGAGCCCTACCTCACCGAGGCCGGAAGGGCCGCCTTCGACAGGTCCTGCCGGCTCTGCCAAGCAGGGCTGCAGGTGCTGGGCGGGGGCCTCCTGCAAGCCCCGCAGCCCGTCCTGGTGAAGGAGTGCGAGCTGGTGAAGGATGCGCTCAACATCCTGATTGGGGTCGTGTCCGCCACGTTTTCCCTCTGCCAG CCAGCGCAGGCCTTCACGGTGAAGCAGGGTGTCCACGTCTCAGGAGCATCCCCCGAGAGCATTAGCAGCCTCCTCTCGGAGGTGGCTGAGTGCGGGACCCACTACGCGCGCCTGAGCCACTTCTCTCTGCAGCCTGTGCTGGACTCCTCGTGCAGCGAGGGCCTCGTGTTCCAG GCCTTCACCAGCGGCCTGAGGAGGTACCTGCAGTACTACCGGGCCTGTGTGCTCTCCACCCCGCCCACCCTGAGCCTCCTCACCATTGCCTTTCTCTTCAAGAAACTGGGCCGGCAGCTCAG GTACCTGGCTGAGCTCTGCGGTGTTGGCACTGGACTCCTGGGTGCTGGGGGCGGAGCGCCCGGGGCTGCGTTCCCCACT GGGGTGAAGCTGCTCTCCTACCTCTACCAGGAGGCCCTGGATAACTGCAGCAACGAGCACTACCCGGTCCTGCTGTCTCTGCTGAAGACCAGCTGCGAGCCCTACACGCG gtTCATCCACGACTGGGTGTACAGTGGGGTCTTCAGAGACGTTTACGGCGAGTTCATGATCCAGGTGAACCACGAGTACTTGGGCTTCAGAG ATAAGTTTTACTGGACCCACGGCTACGTGCTTATTTCCAAAGAGGTGGAGGACTGCGTCCCCGTGTTCCTGAGGCACGTCGCCCACGACGTGTATGTCTGCGGGAAGACCATCAACCTGCTGAAGCTCTGCTGCCCCCGG CATTACCTCTGCTGCTCCGATGTCCCGGTCCCTCGCGTCTCGGTGATATTCTCCCTCGAGGAGCTGAAGGACATCGAGAAGGACTGTGCCATCTACGTGGGCCGGATGGAGAGGGTGGCGCGCCACAGCTCCATCAGCAAGGAggagaag GAATTACGAATGGAAATTGCAAAACAAGAATTAATCGTCCAGGCCCGGGAAGCGGCGTCCAGGGTCCTGAGCGCGCTCAGCG ATCGGCAGCTGTCTGAGCGGATGGCCTTGGATGCCCAGAAGCGAGAGCAGTTTCAGAGGCTGAAGGAGCAGTTTGTGAAGGACCAGGAG CGCCGCCGGGCGGCCAGGCAGGAGGAGCTGGATGATGACTTCAGCTACGCCCGTGAGCTCCGGGACCGGCAGAGGAGGCTGAAGGCCCTGGAGGAGCAGCTGGAGAGGAAGGCCAG GCAGGCCCTGGTGGATCATTACAGCAAGTTGTCTGCAGAGGCAGCTCGTCGGGAGCAGAAGGCGCTGTGGAAGGTCCAGAGGCACAGATTGGCCGGCGCTCGGCTTCGTTTTCTCTTAGAAGATCAGAAACGCGTTCAG GAGCTGCTGGAAGACATGGCGGAGGGGAAGCCCCTGGAGCCGCTGGCCATCCTCCCGGGTGCCCGCTTCCAG GCTTCCTTTCTGGGCCCTGAGCACCCCGACGGAGGCGGCAGCTGTGATCCTGGGCATGAGGGGCGGCACGAGGCTGCCCGGGACAGCCCCGACAGGCAGAGCGTGCTGACGCCGCAGCCCCTCGAGCCTCCAGCAGCTGGGGCCTGCGGCTCAGGGCCAGGAGCAGGCCCGCTGTCAGAGCAGGCGGAGGGGCTGGGGCCGTTCTCTGTGGGCCTCAGCATCCGAGACTTCCTGCCCACGGCCCAGGGGGCTGAGCAGCCTGTGCTCACCAGCGCGGCCCCCGTCCTGGACGAGGCGCTGCAGACCATTGGCTCGGACCTGCCTCCCCTGGCTCCGTCTGCAGCAGCGGACACAGGGCCCTCCGGGCCACAGGAGTACGATTTCAGAACCATCCTGAGGCCGTCTGTGGCcgccccagcttccccagggGCCCTGCAGACTGCAGGAGGCAGCTTGGGCAGTGAGGGGCAGCGGCTGCGGGAGGACACTCACGTGCAGCTGGACACGTGTGTCCCAGATGGGCGGGTGGCTCTGCCTTACGCGCACCCCCCCCAGCACCCCTCCTGCCAGGAGGAGAGCAGCCAGGACCCGGGGCAGCTCTGTGggcaagtggcagagcctggtGTTCCCACAGAGGGTTATGCTTCTGGAATGGCTCCCGCCCGGCCACGGTGGAACGTCCACGGACACGTGTCTGATGCCAACATCAGGGTGGGGGAGAACGTGTGGGATGTGGCCCCCTCCCGGCCACGGTGGAACGTCCACGGACACGTGTCTGATGCCAGCATCAGGGTGGGGGAGAACGTGTGGGATGTGGCCCCCTCCCGGCCACGGTGGAACGTCCACGGACACGTGTCTCAGTCCAGTGTGATGCTGGGGTTGCTCTCAGGGGAAGCTGAGCCCAACGTGCCCGGGCCCCCCTGGGCGCCCCCTGACCATGGGTCCCGGTCAGGCCTCAGCTTGGGAGCCCAGAGCCCTGCCTGGGAAGACGAGCCACGGCTGCCTGCAGAGACGGCCTCAGGCGGCTCTGGCCGTGGGGAGGAGACTGGCCTGCAGGACTTGCTGTCTGCGGAGGCTGCGCCCACTGCTCTGGAAGACAGTATCCCTGAGGAGCCAG GCCCGGGGGCGAGTGGGGACTCCCAGGACCTCTCTCCAAGTGGCCCTCCGAGCTCACAG GAGGGCGTAGACACCCGGAGCAGCCCAGGCCCTGGCGAGGAGGCGGCCCAACGCTGGGACAGGGAGCAGGCCTACCTGGCGGGCCTGGCGGGGCAGTACTGCCTGGAGCGGTACCCGGACACCTACGAGGCCATGT CAGAGCCTCCCGTTGCCCGCCTCCTGCACCACGGGCTGCCCCGAGCTTTTGCCCTCCCCGAGGACCCCGGGACCCAGTCAGACGCAGACGCGAGTGCAGTGCAGCTGAGCGAGCTGCTGCCGCTGCCCGTGCTCATGAAGCACTCCATCACGGCCCCGCTGGCTGCCCA CGTCTCCCTGGTGAACAAGGCCGCAGTCGACTACTTCTTCGTGGAGCTGCACCTCGGGGCACACTTCGAGGCGCTGCGGCACTTCCTGCTGATGGAGGACGGGGAGTTTGCGCAGTCCCTCAGCGACCTGCTCTTCGAGAAG CTCGGGGCGGGACAGACGCCTGGGGAGCTCCTCAGCCCGCTGGTGCTCAACTCCGTGCTGAGCAAGGCCCTGCAGTACAGCCTGCACGGCGACACGCCGCACGCCGCCAACCTCTCCTTCGCCCTCAAGTTCCTGCCCGAGACGTTTGCCCCCAATGCCCCGGACGTGCTGAGCTGCCTGGAGCTCAGGTACAAG GTTGACTGGCCCCTCAACATCGTGGTCACCGAGGGCTGCTTGAGCAGGTACAGCGGCATTTTCTCCTTCCTGTTGCAGCTGAAGCTCATGATGTGGACGCTCAAGGATGTCTGCTTCCACCTCAAGCGCACAG cacGGGTGAGCCACGCAGCCGGCTCGGTGCAGTTCCGCCAGCTACAGCTGTTCAAGCACGAGATGCAGCACTTCGTGAAGGTCATCCAGGGCTACATCGCCAACCAGATCCTGCATGTCACCTGGTGTGAGTTCCAGGCCAGGCTGGCCTCGGTGGGCGACCTAGAGGAGATCCAGCGCGCCCATGCCGAGTACCTGCACAAGGCTGTGTTCAG GGGCCTGCTGACGGAGAAGGCGGCGCCGGTCATGAACATCATTCACAGCACCTTCAGCCTGGTGCTCAAGTTCCGCAGCCAGCTCATCGCCCAGCCCTGGCGCGGCCCCGAGCACCCCAACTTCGCCCTCCTGCAGCAGTCCTACAGCACCTTCAAGTACTACTCCCACTTCCTCTTCAAAG TGGTGAGCAAGCTGGTGAACCGCGGCTACCAGCCCCACCTGGAGGACTTCCTGCTGCGCATCAACTTCAACAGCTACTACCAGGACGCCTGA
- the TUBGCP6 gene encoding gamma-tubulin complex component 6 isoform X2, producing MASVPQLVDDLCEALLPAAKAHSGQRRGSRKKAKQSLKRVAYNVLFTSLFQDETRKLQPGLPRLPVKNRILMLSFDLRVSGLGAEADRLEELVEELEAAHRRPLAELGSVLDLLVRLAGSGPPRMLRRRRDFFLHSRPVGRDVPYGGYDCADLSGLEADVRSLISGEEYLCRDLVRKTLQVMEAAPGTGLPAVGLFSYGDPCGDRFERDTRVSLFGALVHSRTADLDVRLDLPPVPDSADLSGLAIKVSSSVDQSEDEGFQSASNLTPDSQSEPGMTPDIDLWDAVLTYEASKRRCWEQVGCPPGHREEPYLTEAGRAAFDRSCRLCQAGLQVLGGGLLQAPQPVLVKECELVKDALNILIGVVSATFSLCQPAQAFTVKQGVHVSGASPESISSLLSEVAECGTHYARLSHFSLQPVLDSSCSEGLVFQAFTSGLRRYLQYYRACVLSTPPTLSLLTIAFLFKKLGRQLRYLAELCGVGTGLLGAGGGAPGAAFPTGVKLLSYLYQEALDNCSNEHYPVLLSLLKTSCEPYTRFIHDWVYSGVFRDVYGEFMIQVNHEYLGFRDKFYWTHGYVLISKEVEDCVPVFLRHVAHDVYVCGKTINLLKLCCPRHYLCCSDVPVPRVSVIFSLEELKDIEKDCAIYVGRMERVARHSSISKEEKELRMEIAKQELIVQAREAASRVLSALSDRQLSERMALDAQKREQFQRLKEQFVKDQERRRAARQEELDDDFSYARELRDRQRRLKALEEQLERKARQALVDHYSKLSAEAARREQKALWKVQRHRLAGARLRFLLEDQKRVQELLEDMAEGKPLEPLAILPGARFQASFLGPEHPDGGGSCDPGHEGRHEAARDSPDRQSVLTPQPLEPPAAGACGSGPGAGPLSEQAEGLGPFSVGLSIRDFLPTAQGAEQPVLTSAAPVLDEALQTIGSDLPPLAPSAAADTGPSGPQEYDFRTILRPSVAAPASPGALQTAGGSLGSEGQRLREDTHVQLDTCVPDGRVALPYAHPPQHPSCQEESSQDPGQLCGQVAEPGVPTEGYASGMAPARPRWNVHGHVSDANIRVGENVWDVAPSRPRWNVHGHVSDASIRVGENVWDVAPSRPRWNVHGHVSQSSVMLGLLSGEAEPNVPGPPWAPPDHGSRSGLSLGAQSPAWEDEPRLPAETASGGSGRGEETGLQDLLSAEAAPTALEDSIPEEPGPGASGDSQDLSPSGPPSSQVRADGVRGWGPGVGAACAAGGPPAPAWPVVGSEGSALGLGSTRGMPPAQSVLSHSRGTGGLLEAGLSQEGVDTRSSPGPGEEAAQRWDREQAYLAGLAGQYCLERYPDTYEAMSEPPVARLLHHGLPRAFALPEDPGTQSDADASAVQLSELLPLPVLMKHSITAPLAAHVSLVNKAAVDYFFVELHLGAHFEALRHFLLMEDGEFAQSLSDLLFEKLGAGQTPGELLSPLVLNSVLSKALQYSLHGDTPHAANLSFALKFLPETFAPNAPDVLSCLELRYKLKLMMWTLKDVCFHLKRTARVSHAAGSVQFRQLQLFKHEMQHFVKVIQGYIANQILHVTWCEFQARLASVGDLEEIQRAHAEYLHKAVFRGLLTEKAAPVMNIIHSTFSLVLKFRSQLIAQPWRGPEHPNFALLQQSYSTFKYYSHFLFKVVSKLVNRGYQPHLEDFLLRINFNSYYQDA from the exons ATGGCCAGCGTCCCCCAGCTGGTGGACGACCTGTGCGAGGCCCTCCTGCCGGCCGCGAAGGCTCACTCTGGCCAGCGCCGCGGGAGCCGCAAGAAGGCCAAGCAGAGCCTCAAGAGGGTGGCCTACAACGTTCTGTTCACGAGCCTCTTTCAAGATGAGACCCGCAAGCTGCAGCCCGGCCTCCCGAGACTCCCGGTGAAAAACAGGATCCTCATGCTGTCCTTCGACTTGCGAGTGAGCGGCCTGGGCGCCGAGGCCGACCGCCTGGAGGAGTTGGTGGAGGAGCTGGAGGCCGCGCATCGCCGGCCGCTGGCGGAGCTGGGATCCGTGCTGGACCTGCTGGTGCGCCTGGCGGGCAGCGGGCCCCCGCGAATGCTGCGGCGCCGGCGGGACTTCTTCCTGCACAGCCGGCCCGTCGGGAGAGACGTTCCCTACGGCGGCTACGACTGCGCCGACCTGAGCGGGTTGGAGGCGGACGTGCGGTCACTCATCTCCGGAGAGGAGTATCTGTGTCGGGACCTGGTCCGGAAGACGCTGCAGGTGATGGAGGCGGCGCCGGGCACCGGCCTGCCCGCCGTCGGGCTCTTCTCGTATGGCGACCCCTGCGGGGACAGGTTTGAGAGGGACACCCGCGTCTCGCTCTTTGGAGCCCTGGTGCACAGCCGCACGGCCGACCTGGACGTCCGCCTGGACCTGCCCCCGGTGCCGGACAGCGCAGACCTCTCCGGACTGGCCATCAAG GTCTCTTCGAGTGTGGATCAGTCGGAAGATGAAGGGTTTCAATCAGCATCCAATCTGACTCCTGATTCCCAGTCTGAGCCGGGCATGACTCCAGACATTGACCTGTGGGACGCCGTGCTCACCTACGAGGCCAGCAAGCGGAGGTGCTGGGAGCAAGTTGGATG CCCGCCTGGCCACCGAGAGGAGCCCTACCTCACCGAGGCCGGAAGGGCCGCCTTCGACAGGTCCTGCCGGCTCTGCCAAGCAGGGCTGCAGGTGCTGGGCGGGGGCCTCCTGCAAGCCCCGCAGCCCGTCCTGGTGAAGGAGTGCGAGCTGGTGAAGGATGCGCTCAACATCCTGATTGGGGTCGTGTCCGCCACGTTTTCCCTCTGCCAG CCAGCGCAGGCCTTCACGGTGAAGCAGGGTGTCCACGTCTCAGGAGCATCCCCCGAGAGCATTAGCAGCCTCCTCTCGGAGGTGGCTGAGTGCGGGACCCACTACGCGCGCCTGAGCCACTTCTCTCTGCAGCCTGTGCTGGACTCCTCGTGCAGCGAGGGCCTCGTGTTCCAG GCCTTCACCAGCGGCCTGAGGAGGTACCTGCAGTACTACCGGGCCTGTGTGCTCTCCACCCCGCCCACCCTGAGCCTCCTCACCATTGCCTTTCTCTTCAAGAAACTGGGCCGGCAGCTCAG GTACCTGGCTGAGCTCTGCGGTGTTGGCACTGGACTCCTGGGTGCTGGGGGCGGAGCGCCCGGGGCTGCGTTCCCCACT GGGGTGAAGCTGCTCTCCTACCTCTACCAGGAGGCCCTGGATAACTGCAGCAACGAGCACTACCCGGTCCTGCTGTCTCTGCTGAAGACCAGCTGCGAGCCCTACACGCG gtTCATCCACGACTGGGTGTACAGTGGGGTCTTCAGAGACGTTTACGGCGAGTTCATGATCCAGGTGAACCACGAGTACTTGGGCTTCAGAG ATAAGTTTTACTGGACCCACGGCTACGTGCTTATTTCCAAAGAGGTGGAGGACTGCGTCCCCGTGTTCCTGAGGCACGTCGCCCACGACGTGTATGTCTGCGGGAAGACCATCAACCTGCTGAAGCTCTGCTGCCCCCGG CATTACCTCTGCTGCTCCGATGTCCCGGTCCCTCGCGTCTCGGTGATATTCTCCCTCGAGGAGCTGAAGGACATCGAGAAGGACTGTGCCATCTACGTGGGCCGGATGGAGAGGGTGGCGCGCCACAGCTCCATCAGCAAGGAggagaag GAATTACGAATGGAAATTGCAAAACAAGAATTAATCGTCCAGGCCCGGGAAGCGGCGTCCAGGGTCCTGAGCGCGCTCAGCG ATCGGCAGCTGTCTGAGCGGATGGCCTTGGATGCCCAGAAGCGAGAGCAGTTTCAGAGGCTGAAGGAGCAGTTTGTGAAGGACCAGGAG CGCCGCCGGGCGGCCAGGCAGGAGGAGCTGGATGATGACTTCAGCTACGCCCGTGAGCTCCGGGACCGGCAGAGGAGGCTGAAGGCCCTGGAGGAGCAGCTGGAGAGGAAGGCCAG GCAGGCCCTGGTGGATCATTACAGCAAGTTGTCTGCAGAGGCAGCTCGTCGGGAGCAGAAGGCGCTGTGGAAGGTCCAGAGGCACAGATTGGCCGGCGCTCGGCTTCGTTTTCTCTTAGAAGATCAGAAACGCGTTCAG GAGCTGCTGGAAGACATGGCGGAGGGGAAGCCCCTGGAGCCGCTGGCCATCCTCCCGGGTGCCCGCTTCCAG GCTTCCTTTCTGGGCCCTGAGCACCCCGACGGAGGCGGCAGCTGTGATCCTGGGCATGAGGGGCGGCACGAGGCTGCCCGGGACAGCCCCGACAGGCAGAGCGTGCTGACGCCGCAGCCCCTCGAGCCTCCAGCAGCTGGGGCCTGCGGCTCAGGGCCAGGAGCAGGCCCGCTGTCAGAGCAGGCGGAGGGGCTGGGGCCGTTCTCTGTGGGCCTCAGCATCCGAGACTTCCTGCCCACGGCCCAGGGGGCTGAGCAGCCTGTGCTCACCAGCGCGGCCCCCGTCCTGGACGAGGCGCTGCAGACCATTGGCTCGGACCTGCCTCCCCTGGCTCCGTCTGCAGCAGCGGACACAGGGCCCTCCGGGCCACAGGAGTACGATTTCAGAACCATCCTGAGGCCGTCTGTGGCcgccccagcttccccagggGCCCTGCAGACTGCAGGAGGCAGCTTGGGCAGTGAGGGGCAGCGGCTGCGGGAGGACACTCACGTGCAGCTGGACACGTGTGTCCCAGATGGGCGGGTGGCTCTGCCTTACGCGCACCCCCCCCAGCACCCCTCCTGCCAGGAGGAGAGCAGCCAGGACCCGGGGCAGCTCTGTGggcaagtggcagagcctggtGTTCCCACAGAGGGTTATGCTTCTGGAATGGCTCCCGCCCGGCCACGGTGGAACGTCCACGGACACGTGTCTGATGCCAACATCAGGGTGGGGGAGAACGTGTGGGATGTGGCCCCCTCCCGGCCACGGTGGAACGTCCACGGACACGTGTCTGATGCCAGCATCAGGGTGGGGGAGAACGTGTGGGATGTGGCCCCCTCCCGGCCACGGTGGAACGTCCACGGACACGTGTCTCAGTCCAGTGTGATGCTGGGGTTGCTCTCAGGGGAAGCTGAGCCCAACGTGCCCGGGCCCCCCTGGGCGCCCCCTGACCATGGGTCCCGGTCAGGCCTCAGCTTGGGAGCCCAGAGCCCTGCCTGGGAAGACGAGCCACGGCTGCCTGCAGAGACGGCCTCAGGCGGCTCTGGCCGTGGGGAGGAGACTGGCCTGCAGGACTTGCTGTCTGCGGAGGCTGCGCCCACTGCTCTGGAAGACAGTATCCCTGAGGAGCCAG GCCCGGGGGCGAGTGGGGACTCCCAGGACCTCTCTCCAAGTGGCCCTCCGAGCTCACAGGTCAGGGCAGACGGGGTCAGGGGCTGGGGACCAGGAGTCGGGGCAGCGTGTGCTGCTGGtgggccccctgcccctgcctggccTGTCGTGGGCAGTGAGGGCTCCGCCCTGGGACTGGGCAGCACGCGGGGGATGCCCCCCGCCCAGTCCGTCCTCTCCCATTCGAGGGGAACAGGCGGGCTCCTTGAGGCTGGGTTGTCTCAGGAGGGCGTAGACACCCGGAGCAGCCCAGGCCCTGGCGAGGAGGCGGCCCAACGCTGGGACAGGGAGCAGGCCTACCTGGCGGGCCTGGCGGGGCAGTACTGCCTGGAGCGGTACCCGGACACCTACGAGGCCATGT CAGAGCCTCCCGTTGCCCGCCTCCTGCACCACGGGCTGCCCCGAGCTTTTGCCCTCCCCGAGGACCCCGGGACCCAGTCAGACGCAGACGCGAGTGCAGTGCAGCTGAGCGAGCTGCTGCCGCTGCCCGTGCTCATGAAGCACTCCATCACGGCCCCGCTGGCTGCCCA CGTCTCCCTGGTGAACAAGGCCGCAGTCGACTACTTCTTCGTGGAGCTGCACCTCGGGGCACACTTCGAGGCGCTGCGGCACTTCCTGCTGATGGAGGACGGGGAGTTTGCGCAGTCCCTCAGCGACCTGCTCTTCGAGAAG CTCGGGGCGGGACAGACGCCTGGGGAGCTCCTCAGCCCGCTGGTGCTCAACTCCGTGCTGAGCAAGGCCCTGCAGTACAGCCTGCACGGCGACACGCCGCACGCCGCCAACCTCTCCTTCGCCCTCAAGTTCCTGCCCGAGACGTTTGCCCCCAATGCCCCGGACGTGCTGAGCTGCCTGGAGCTCAGGTACAAG CTGAAGCTCATGATGTGGACGCTCAAGGATGTCTGCTTCCACCTCAAGCGCACAG cacGGGTGAGCCACGCAGCCGGCTCGGTGCAGTTCCGCCAGCTACAGCTGTTCAAGCACGAGATGCAGCACTTCGTGAAGGTCATCCAGGGCTACATCGCCAACCAGATCCTGCATGTCACCTGGTGTGAGTTCCAGGCCAGGCTGGCCTCGGTGGGCGACCTAGAGGAGATCCAGCGCGCCCATGCCGAGTACCTGCACAAGGCTGTGTTCAG GGGCCTGCTGACGGAGAAGGCGGCGCCGGTCATGAACATCATTCACAGCACCTTCAGCCTGGTGCTCAAGTTCCGCAGCCAGCTCATCGCCCAGCCCTGGCGCGGCCCCGAGCACCCCAACTTCGCCCTCCTGCAGCAGTCCTACAGCACCTTCAAGTACTACTCCCACTTCCTCTTCAAAG TGGTGAGCAAGCTGGTGAACCGCGGCTACCAGCCCCACCTGGAGGACTTCCTGCTGCGCATCAACTTCAACAGCTACTACCAGGACGCCTGA